The following are from one region of the Sorghum bicolor cultivar BTx623 chromosome 2, Sorghum_bicolor_NCBIv3, whole genome shotgun sequence genome:
- the LOC8078400 gene encoding putative F-box protein At1g47765: MASSTLRSGAQGETGVGVLPIDLVFEILIRLSAAELCRLRVVCQPWGSLLSDPQFIAAHATRHPRPLFVAGHGKSDPDDGILCRIMDLSGRVIKQIRSKKDEWLISTQCNLACVAKGTPKRCQLLNLVTGERFPVPEGLSPEHTPRKLEFSNHKVSVAFGQVASTGEFKLLRVVDKKASDEVRREQLCEVFTHGGSRGSPWRGKKAAQDHVNMSPLSRVAIDGIVYFLLDEYVSSRDVRPKGIASFDLLTEEWRAILRGPVSILAKGRYGDLSLAALNGSLVLVHSRPYVSMDLWFLMDFEKGLWVKQHTVKVNLSVLDGFRAHPLVILKNGSIVIYIGSRRSLRIYNPRTNTYRNVAKMVSSEGIALYTGNLLSIANDAI, from the coding sequence ATGGCGTCGTCGACACTGCGCTCCGGGGCACAAGGAGAAACAGGGGTCGGCGTGCTACCTATCGACTTGGTCTTTGAGATCCTGATCCGCCTTtcggccgccgagctctgccgcCTCCGTGTCGTCTGTCAGCCGTGGGGATCCCTTCTCTCCGACCCGCAGTTCATCGCCGCTCATGCCACCCGTCACCCACGGCCGCTCTTCGTCGCAGGCCACGGCAAATCAGACCCTGACGATGGCATTCTTTGCCGCATCATGGACCTCTCCGGCAGGGTCATCAAGCAGATCCGCTCGAAAAAAGACGAGTGGCTGATATCCACCCAATGCAACCTCGCCTGCGTTGCAAAAGGGACCCCCAAGCGCTGCCAGTTGCTCAACCTTGTCACTGGAGAGAGATTTCCAGTGCCTGAAGGATTGTCCCCGGAGCACACGCCGCGGAAGCTCGAGTTCTCGAATCATAAGGTTTCTGTTGCATTTGGGCAGGTTGCCTCAACAGGGGAGTTCAAGTTGCTTCGTGTGGTTGATAAGAAGGCCTCTGACGAAGTCCGCCGTGAACAGCTATGCGAGGTGTTCACACACGGTGGCAGCAGGGGTTCTCCGTGGAGAGGGAAGAAGGCCGCTCAGGATCATGTTAATATGAGCCCTCTGAGCAGAGTGGCCATTGATGGAATTGTGTATTTTCTCTTGGATGAGTATGTGAGCAGCCGAGATGTTCGACCAAAAGGCATTGCATCCTTTGACCTGCTGACAGAAGAGTGGAGGGCAATTCTCCGAGGACCTGTATCCATCCTTGCTAAAGGTAGATATGGCGATCTTTCTCTGGCTGCCCTTAATGGATCCTTAGTTTTGGTTCATAGTAGGCCATATGTTTCAATGGACCTGTGGTTTCTGATGGACTTTGAAAAGGGCTTGTGGGTCAAACAACATACTGTCAAAGTCAATTTGAGTGTCCTTGATGGATTCCGTGCACATCCTTTGGTGATACTGAAGAATGggagtattgttatttatattggATCTAGAAGATCATTGAGGATTTATAATCCAAGGACCAACACTTATAGAAATGTGGCAAAGATGGTGTCTAGTGAAGGAATTGCTTTGTACACCGGAAACCTTTTGAGCATAGCAAATGATGCCATTTAA